tgatcgGTGGAAaagtggatctagatctcctctctcttttctctcaaaaactagcaagaatccatagAGGGATTGAGATATAGCAAGCTCGatgaaggtcaacaatggggaaagaacacgagctcaaaagataaggttcattggggaagaatacaaccttttataggtggggaaaaccaactgttatgctcacagcccgaacagaacggtactaccgctcgtcctcacggtactaccgctaggggtagcggtacaacctcaaagggtagcggtattactacttgcgagcggtactaaaaaaatacatccgtgcgtaccaccgctggacttgtgacgagtttttggtccggagcggaagtagccacggaagtagcggcggtagtaccactcaagtggtagtaccgctcccaagagcggtaataaaaaaattacatcccctccaagcggtactaccgctgcagcttttataaggacaccaaaactgacacaacttctgcaaacggactctgaattcaacgaaaccaagtttgttggaaagctagcgacaagggctaacacaatcttgataaaAAACAATAAAAAGCAAattagaaaagtcccataagaaaatggtgagaacccttcctcgaataagactggtaaaacctccaacaccgaaaacgcaatagaaaaagcatgtgaactccattttcgatgaactcgagcttgtcaagaagatgaccataagctcccaatctcacaaggagaaaaccaaacaagaaccaagaaagatgatgcaagcatgcaatggtttgagctatctacgaacgatacgatcaagctactcacttgggatccccccttgatagtacgacaaacgatcctataactcggtctccaaactaccaccataaGACCAGTAAAATGGAGAACCTATCAaggccaaacctttgccttgcacaaaatccacttgagctagatgtagacgatcttgacttcctcaagtaggACCAcatttcttgattgtgttggctcggtgaagactagtagattgctcccccatactccattatgagTGAGCCActtttcggcacatcttcacaagtccgttgtcaccacaatggacggcaatcttcaagcacttgatctcttcgtgatgcatcacttgaacgtgcacaccgcaacctaaccccacaaagaactctcacgaagactatgggttagtacacaaagcgtaatggtcAATGCTTaacataccatgggatcacttcatccctctcggtacatcttctacgctttgtgatttgatcaacttgattcactcttgacttagtcttgatcaaccttgaacctttccaactctcttcgtttggatgatgccttgaaggtaagcatgaatgatcacacaatcttctttttcaagacatgcttgcaataagatcaattctcacatgaccaatctttggataattccttaatagcaccttggtcaacacataaactccttagAACCAACACATGAACTTTAAGAAGTgtctatggacaaatccttcaaatataactcaatgcaaccattagcccatagagaatgtcatcaattaccaaaaccacacatggaggcaccgcatgtcctttcactaATACTTGATCATACAACTCATGAATCTCATCAGTTCCCTAATCACATAAATCTACAACAAAACTCTGATAGAGCTTCAACCTACCTTCATCTTAGGCCTGTATGGTTTGGCTGGGGTCTACTGATGCAATTTCTCGAGTTGCAACTAGTGTTTATGAGCTAAAATCCATAACAAAATGCATATCAAATTCTTAATAAATTGGGTTTCACTAGATATGCACAACATGGTAGTATAGGCAACCATATGCTGGTAACACATCTAATCTATATATCCCTAAGTTGAAAGCCTATCTTGTGAGATTGCATTCACGGTGTAGAATACACTCATACACTGTTGATGGGACACATAACTCACAAAGAGATCCATTCACCCAGCAAGCACGATTTGGCGGAATACTAATGCAACCATGCACCCACCAAACGGCGCTTCATGTACTACTAGTGCAACCCTGAGGACGCCAGTTGATATAATATTTCATGGGCCATTAACTTGAATTCTCGGTGTCTCCCTTTCCCACATCGGCATTTATATACGCATGGCATTTGCTAATCTCATCAATTTGCCGTTTTCATCAATCTCATCTTTCTGAAGGAAAAGAGAAAAGAGATTTTGGTTGTGTGCCTACTTTGCTACTTCGGCAACGTCACACACGAAAGCTATTGTTATGTGGGTCCGCCCGTGCACGCATTGCAAACAACAATGAAGGTTGTGAAGCTCTAGTGAGGCCATTTAAATAGGGCATACAGGGCTATGCAAATCGGGGACATCATTGCGGAGAGGATGGCACATGGATATTTTAATTCATGGAGATCTTGATGTCAACTTTGGTCTAATAAAGTACTACACACTTTGTTCCTAAATGTAAGACGATTTGGCACATAGGGTGTATTTAGGAACATAGGGTGTATTTGATAGCGCTCTATAAATTAGCATATAACTCGTGAACATGTAGCCTGGTGTGATTAACAATTTTAGAAGTCTTGGGCAAAAATCTCCAGGGCAAACAGAGTGCAAAACATACACAGCGAACACGTTTGCATACCGCTTACTCAGTACACCAATCTTGAAGTGTGCATTTACAGTATAAATAGAAATAGGCCATACTGATGAGCAAAAAAATGTTTATTTCCACTAAAGAATCGAGTAACTGCTTTCATGGTCGTATATGTTACAAAGGATATAAATATGAAACTACCAAACCCCCATTTGGATCCTTGCACCAACCACAACCAACACAAGGGGAAGCCGATCAAAATTAATAGACAAAACGGGCAGTACATTATTTCTTTTACATTGACAAACACTACATGGTTGAATCAGCTCAGTCGACGAGAAGTCAGCGTGGACGATGCGGTCGGATGGACAGGACTGGACTATGGAAGGGGACGGGCAAAAGGATGCACAATCTTCACAGGTGCGCCTAAGCACTTACGGATGAAGATCATATATGCTTATTCGCCTTGCAAACAGTAAAGCTGGCGGATATTTCCTGAAGCTGGACACAAGATTTAAAACACCTAATTGTTAACTCCCAACACTTCATTTCAAGAGTAAAGGAAACAATTTTTGCAGTGAAAAGAAGTTTGATGGTGGAAACTGAAGATATAAGGACCAGGTAGTCATATAGTTGAGTTTGCTACTTCGGTAACAAATACCAATTCATTTGGTTAAGTTTACCAATTTATGACTCAAATGAAAGAACAAACCAAGAAGCACATTCTCATCACTGTATTAAATATTGTAAACATCACTTCAGGAATGAAGAACAAAGCAACCAGGACTAACCATGGCAAGCATCAGAAGTGCATTAGTCCTGTCCAAGTCTCCCAAATTACGAACTTGACTAATCCTGAATCCTAAACAGGGATCTAGAAccatttttaaaatttgttttaTTTTAGCAGTGAGATCATCAGTTGTTCTCTAGAAAGTGGTTACGGTCAGTAGAATATTATTAATAGAAAAACAAAGATGACTACAATATGTGCAGTTCTAAACATATGTAGAAATCAATGGTAATGACTCTCGAAAAGGCAGTGCCAGATCGTTGCTTGAAGTCATAATTAACCACCATAATGCACAATGTAAGATCATTTTTCAATGACCACTAACTAACTAGAACGGATATTGCACGAAAATCAAGTTCTCACGGATTACCATGAGATAGCCAATTACAGTATCATGGACTTAAGGAAAAACTGCCAGACCTCAAAAAAGAGAGGGCGTCAAGTCAAAAGCTGGTAGGAGACAAGTACGAAAAAAAACAAATATACAAGCATTAATCTATCATCACAGTAATGTCAATAAAGGAATTAATTACCATATAGCCAGTCCTTGAATTGAGCATGAAGGGCACATGCCAATTCTTTTTTCCGGTTATCATCAAGCTCCAGCTCTCGTATATTCTTTTGAATGTCTTCCAGAGAAGCATTCTGAAGAAGTGCAGCAAGGAAACCAAATTTTAGAAATATATAAGATATCAAGATATGTGAAATACACTCATTAACATATCAGTATGTTATCACATAATGAGCAGCAGACAATAACAAGAGAGTGAACTAATCACACTGTTCCAAACAACATTGGACTCACTAAGTCCAAGCCAGCACCTCAAAACCCTACCAGGAAATACATATTCATTTCAAGCTTTCAGCTCATTGTGCTTATCTGAATCAgcaataattcaaataacattggTGGTTGACGAAAGGGCAACGGTTTTGACATATATATACCCTTACTAAATTAATATTACATATTTACATTCAAGAAGTAAGTCCAAGTTACTCCCTTAATATCAATGCTACAGCCTTAACCCCATAATCTGAAAAACAGGGTATTCTAGCCCCTACAGCTCCAAACCAGAGAAAATAACCCCCTAGCCTGGTTTACTTCAAGATAGCGTAGAGTGGTGTAGGTGACGTAAACTTTGCAAGCCTAATCATCATACTAAATAGATATTTTCAAATGAAAAAGTTAATTGTGCAATCCGAAACGATTTTGGAGTTTAGAGTTGAAAAGCGGACTTTTCTTAGAGTTAAGGGTTCAATTGGGGACTTCTGCCTCTGACCACTAGCAAGAGCGGTGAGTTGGGGAGAGTTGAGAGAATTGGAGTGAATAATTTTCCAGCTGTGGCCAGTTGTTAGGAGAGAGCTGACCAGTGAAAGGGCTAGTTGTGGTATTTTTAATGGCAGAACTGATCCACGTAATCTTGCTCCAATTGTGAAGCTTCTAAATACCTGGTTATTTAATTCAGGGGGTTAAGTGACCGAACCCCAAAAGTTCAGGGTAATCTATactaattcctacaacaacttcGGATCCTTCCTGCTCCAGACATACTCAAGCACCACGTTCCACTATATAAATACTGTAATTTAATAAACAGTGTGTGCCTGCTTTAATCAAATCCCACAATTGTGCAAGTATGTCCAAGATAACTGTCCTAGTTTGTACTTTGTAATGACTAACGAGTAAATGATGCAAAAATGAATTTGGATTGCAGATGAACCTTTTTCCTCTGTGATGCCCAGTAAACTTCAGGTAACGTAAATGGATTGTATTTGGTAGGACCTTCTGCCTCAAACCAACTAGGAATCTGCAGAAAGATATTAGCCAATCAGTCAAAAAAATACAGAGAAGATTAACAGTGTAAAATGTATTGCATGATGAATTCTACATTACTACAGCACAACCAATAAAAATAATATTTGGCTGGTCAGAAACCATGGAAAAAATAACATTGTGAATCTTCAATAATATAACAAGTTTCAGCATCAGGTTATTCACTGTTGCCAAGTGACAACTAACTAGTTACAACTGAGAAATATGTCAAAATGACATCTCAGTTATTACTACAACTGCCACGGACAAGGAAATAATAAGGTTAATGTGGACGCATCAGATACAACAAGTTGACATACACCAATAGATTGAGAACTGAGATCTGCTCGGCAAAACAAACAAAGATTTTCATGGAATTCATTAGTTTATCTTTATTTAAGCTGCAATAATCTAGGTAAATAACATATTTCCATACCATGAAGTCTGTGAATAGATCAGGATCTAGACAAGTGGCAGACTCGGCTTGGACATCAGAAACCCCTGCAGGATGAGATAATGAATCATGTGGATCAACAACTCCCAGCACAAAAGGTTGATCCCACTTGTTGACGTTAGGGTCCACACCAACTTGTGCCAAATGCTCCCCAAGTTGTGGATAATAAGTATTAAATGGAGCAACCTGTTAAAACAAGAGGTAAGAAAATTGTTGTTGAAGTGCGCAGTAAATATCAAATAATACAGGTCCATCATCAACTTTTGCTGTTATAATTTAGCAGGATAGATGCTAGTCTTCTACATTTGGTAGGATTGACTTTAAAACTTCACAAGTGCTCCAAAGGGTGCCTCTTTGATCTCCAAATGTGCAGGAATGGGGAAAACATAACATATTGTGCCTCGTATATATCTAAAATGCTTGCAAAGTTTGATCCCACTGTTCATACAGTTTTTGGTCTTTTATAACAAGGATATGCGGTAGTGTATATTTCATCAGATGAAAATAATAATTGAATCCCACTGTTCATACAGTTTTTTTTGTCTTTTATAACAAGGATATGTGGTACTGTACACTTCATCAGATGATAACAATAATTGGATAAACATATACTCACTTGTAATTTATGGTTGTCCCCCACAATAAGTGGTTGGTGATTTACTCCCAAGTAGAAGATACATTCTCGACAATTGGCAATAAAAATTCTTTTAGAAGCCGCAACTATTTGCACACGTTCACAATGCTCAACTTTTACCACCTGACAGCATGAAACAATATTAGGCTTGAACATAGTTTAAAAAGGTGGGCCTAGGTGGGCGCTTAAGCGCGCATAGGCCCTAGGAGATAGGAAAAAAAAGCCTAGCGCTTAATGTGCACATTTGCGCATAAGCGTGCACTTTGGTTAGAAAAGCGCAAGGCAGTGActaaacacacaattaacgcctagcgctttttttaACCGTGGGCTTGAAACTATGTAATTGAAGATACCATTTCTATGTGCATAATAATTAATATAGGATAAAGTAGAACTTAAAAACTATGCATTGGAATATAAGAACAATAGTCTTATGAATAACATTATGTTGCCTGATGCATTCAAATAGAAATATGGATAGTAAAATTACATCACATACATACCTTGCCAATAGCACCAAGAACAACAGTTGTGTCCGAACATCCATACACCGTAGCATATTTGAGAGGGGCTAGGATGTAGATAACAGAATCATGGCAGTTCAAAACCTACAAAAAAACAATTAATTTTTTGTAGGAAGGGTCACAAAACTCAGCTTTGGAATTCCCTTACTTAAATAGACACTTTATGTTACTTGAATTTCAACCGAGATATGAATCACAGAACAAATCATCTTCAGTAAACCTTGATATCAACTTACATTACTAAAAACTAATACATGGGTACCTTTATTGAATGCCCTTTAATATCAGACCCGTGTTTGACAACAGAAGTTTTGGAGATACCCTCCACAAAAGATGTATTTCGGTAGTATCCAGGATTGTTTTGCACAGAAGCACCAGTTGATGAGCTGCTCTGGATTCTTGTATTTGTGACAGCATCAGCCATTGCCACATCAGGATCAGATACACTCCGTTGATTGTTTTCCTTGGTTATAGCTTTTTCTGCAGTATATTCCAAGGAAGAAGCTATATTCTGCAGAATCCAGTCATGAACTTGAGTAGCCGGAACAGGAGCAGCAGGCATGTCTAGATCAGAATTCGCAAAAAATGGAGCAGCTTGGCTTAAAGGAGTTCCTTCGGAGAACTGCAACAAGAATCCAAGGTGCTCAAAAGTCTCCATTGTCAGTACCTGCATATAGAGAAATACAAATGACAGTTAGTGTCTATACTACTCTACTCTATGGAGTTTTCAGAGTAAGAGTATATCACACAGCAATGCGGCCGAGATTATTTCATTTACTCCTATATGACAGTAATGTGGATAATTTTGTTCTGCAATCATACACAACCATGGATGGTATATATCAAGATCTTTTGTACTGCAGAGAAGATGAACTAGCTCTGTTCTTCCTTCAATCTAAGATCCGATTCATCGAAAGTGCCTTGCATTTGCAAAGTAATCTACAGATATATTCCATCATATGTGCTTCCTAGAATGACCAACCCAGGTTACCTTATCCTCAACAGCCCATAGGAATATGAATATCTTGTCTACTTTCATCCTTAAATGTCTTCACCACACAATTGTGATCCTTGCAGTTCCTTTATTTGTTTGATGAGGCTTCTAGCCTTTGACGTGCATGCACTTGCACTGCTTGGGTTAATTATTTAATTGTTAATTCATTGATTTCAGTGGCCATGAGCATCGGGCAGGGGTTACACAAAGTAGTTGTGCCTTCTTTTCAATTCAGTTACCAGTATTATTGTCAGGAAACCAAGTATTACCGGTATTCTACCAGTTTTATTCAAAATTGTGCCCTACATCTACTACACACACTGTTTAAGATCTGAAGTTACTGCTTGACATGATGACCTTCGAGTAGGGGAATTGATCAGAGTGCATTAATGTTATTGACAAAGAACAAAAGTGATCAACTTTGTCACACAAAATATTGAATTTCTTAAAGGAAACTTGTTACAGATTAATTGATACTGACCATAGATTCATCACCCTCTCCATCAACAGAATCTGCCAAAAGAGTTAAAACATTGGCCATATGCTTTTGTAAATAAGATAACTGATGAGCTTCTTCATCTGCTTGCGAAGGCATAAACCGACGGCTATTACTGCGTACAAGCTGCAATAGAAGATAAATAGTAAGGATCTGCTTGACAACTAACAAAAGTAGATGTTGTGGATCTCTGCCTAATCTAGGCAGAAGAAATGCAGCTTGTGCTTTGCATGTAATGGCAACAGGAGACAAATGTAATTGTAACTGAGTAGTAATCGTGGAAAAGGAGCACAGTAGCACAAGCCCGTGCTTGCATAACTCACTGTCATGAAAAATAGTGCCTTTAAATTTTGTTCTGGACAACGTATGATAACTGCATACTTGGAGTGGAGGATAGCATGATGCATGTAAACAACGCACTTTAAAGG
The sequence above is drawn from the Triticum aestivum cultivar Chinese Spring chromosome 7A, IWGSC CS RefSeq v2.1, whole genome shotgun sequence genome and encodes:
- the LOC123148473 gene encoding TBCC domain-containing protein 1; this encodes MADEPLDASPAPAAPAAASDSAPAPSPAPAAAPAAAPAATASLVLRPRRESFEHGLLPIPKLVFPEGTLTQTLAQLKAKLAAPGPGRVGAAALAEALQIPADQAALALATLAAVLPGDDDGPAADGAWEADLRDVLLFLYIQSYKRLVPRAHKDSPSVADIWPSTSAFDGYLSALSPIQLVRSNSRRFMPSQADEEAHQLSYLQKHMANVLTLLADSVDGEGDESMVLTMETFEHLGFLLQFSEGTPLSQAAPFFANSDLDMPAAPVPATQVHDWILQNIASSLEYTAEKAITKENNQRSVSDPDVAMADAVTNTRIQSSSSTGASVQNNPGYYRNTSFVEGISKTSVVKHGSDIKGHSIKVLNCHDSVIYILAPLKYATVYGCSDTTVVLGAIGKVVKVEHCERVQIVAASKRIFIANCRECIFYLGVNHQPLIVGDNHKLQVAPFNTYYPQLGEHLAQVGVDPNVNKWDQPFVLGVVDPHDSLSHPAGVSDVQAESATCLDPDLFTDFMIPSWFEAEGPTKYNPFTLPEVYWASQRKKNASLEDIQKNIRELELDDNRKKELACALHAQFKDWLYASGNIRQLYCLQGE